The following are encoded in a window of Chionomys nivalis chromosome X, mChiNiv1.1, whole genome shotgun sequence genomic DNA:
- the Renbp gene encoding N-acylglucosamine 2-epimerase isoform X2: MNIWTEHYESEDMEKEREALQVWKERVGQELDTVVAFWLQHSHDEEHGGFFTCLGRNGKVYDHLKYVWLQGRQVWMYCRLYRLFERFHRAELLDAAKAGGEFLLHYARVAPPGKKCAFVLTRDGRPVKVQRTIFSECFYTMAMNELWKVTGETHYQNEAVEMMDQIVHWVRVDPTGLGRPQLSGTPATEPMAVPMMLLSLVEQLGEEDEALTSKYAELGDWCAHRILQHVQRDGKAVLENISEDGKELPGCLGRHQNPGHAIEAGWFLLQYAHKKGDAKLQMHIIDKFLLLPFYSGWDPEHGGLFYFQDVDGLCPTQLEWDMKLWWPHSEAMIAFLMAFSDTGNPALLQIFNQVAEYTFSHFHDPEFGEWFGYLNREGKVALNIKGGPFKGCFHVPRCLAMCEQILEALIHRLGPTPVVSSPADPICGGSK, encoded by the exons ATGAATATATGGACCGAGCATTACGAGTCAGAG GACATGGAGAAGGAACGGGAGGCACTGCAGGTCTGGAAGGAACGAGTGGGACAGGAGCTCGACACTGTGGTCGCTTTCTGGCTACAGCACTCCCATGACGAGGAACACGG GGGCTTCTTCACATGTCTTGGCCGCAATGGGAAGGTCTATGATCACCTCAAATATGTCTGGCTACAGGGGAGGCAG GTATGGATGTATTGTCGCTTGTACCGCCTTTTTGAGCGCTTCCACCGTGCTGAGCTTCTGGATGCAGCAAAAGCAG GTGGTGAGTTTTTGCTGCATTATGCCCGGGTGGCACCACCTGGCAAGAAATGTGCCTTTGTGTTGACTCGGGATGGCCGTCCAGTAAAGGTGCAGCGGACCATTTTCAGCGAGTGTTTTTACACCATGGCCATGAATGAGCTTTGGAAAGTAACAGGGGAAACACATTATCAG AATGAAGCTGTGGAGATGATGGACCAGATCGTCCACTGGGTGCGGGTGGACCCCACTGGGCTAGGCCGGCCTCAGCTCTCGGGGACCCCAGCCACAGAGCCCATGGCGGTGCCTATGATGCTGCTCAGCCTGGTggagcagcttggggaggaagatGAGGCACTGACCAGCAAGTACGCAGAACTAGGGGACTGGTGTGCCCACAGGATTCTGCAGCACGTCCAG AGGGATGGAAAAGCTGTGTTGGAGAATATATCAGAGGATGGTAAAGAACTTCCTGGTTGCCTTGGAAGACATCAGAACCCAG GCCATGCAATAGAAGCTGGCTGGTTCCTGCTCCAGTATGCCCACAAAAAAGGTGATGCCAAACTTCAAATGCACATCATTGACAAGTTTCTCTTGTTGCCTTTCTACTCTGGATGGGACCCTGAGCACGGAGGACTCTTCTACTTCCAGGATGTTGATGGGCTCTGCCCCACCCAG CTAGAATGGGACATGAAGCTTTGGTGGCCACACAGTGAAGCCATGATTGCCTTCCTCATGGCTTTCAGTGACACTGGGAACCCTGCCTTGCTTCAAATCTTCAACCAGGTTGCTGAGTACACCTTCAGCCAT TTTCATGATCCTGAGTTTGGAGAATGGTTTGGCTATCTGAACAGAGAGGGAAAGGTGGCCCTCAACATCAAGGGAGGTCCTTTTAAAG GCTGCTTCCACGTGCCGCGGTGTCTGGCCATGTGTGAGCAGATTCTGGAAGCCCTGATCCACCGCCTCGGGCCCACCCCCGTCGTGTCCTCACCCGCTGACCCCATCTGCGGAGGCTCGAAATAA
- the Renbp gene encoding N-acylglucosamine 2-epimerase isoform X1 produces MDRALRVRGILGGRGAVLEGPRQRWGQKPIAEDMEKEREALQVWKERVGQELDTVVAFWLQHSHDEEHGGFFTCLGRNGKVYDHLKYVWLQGRQVWMYCRLYRLFERFHRAELLDAAKAGGEFLLHYARVAPPGKKCAFVLTRDGRPVKVQRTIFSECFYTMAMNELWKVTGETHYQNEAVEMMDQIVHWVRVDPTGLGRPQLSGTPATEPMAVPMMLLSLVEQLGEEDEALTSKYAELGDWCAHRILQHVQRDGKAVLENISEDGKELPGCLGRHQNPGHAIEAGWFLLQYAHKKGDAKLQMHIIDKFLLLPFYSGWDPEHGGLFYFQDVDGLCPTQLEWDMKLWWPHSEAMIAFLMAFSDTGNPALLQIFNQVAEYTFSHFHDPEFGEWFGYLNREGKVALNIKGGPFKGCFHVPRCLAMCEQILEALIHRLGPTPVVSSPADPICGGSK; encoded by the exons ATGGACCGAGCATTACGAGTCAGAGGTATCCTTGGCGGGAGAGGTGCTGTTCTGGAAGGTCCCAGGCAACGGTGGGGTCAGAAGCCCATCGCAGAG GACATGGAGAAGGAACGGGAGGCACTGCAGGTCTGGAAGGAACGAGTGGGACAGGAGCTCGACACTGTGGTCGCTTTCTGGCTACAGCACTCCCATGACGAGGAACACGG GGGCTTCTTCACATGTCTTGGCCGCAATGGGAAGGTCTATGATCACCTCAAATATGTCTGGCTACAGGGGAGGCAG GTATGGATGTATTGTCGCTTGTACCGCCTTTTTGAGCGCTTCCACCGTGCTGAGCTTCTGGATGCAGCAAAAGCAG GTGGTGAGTTTTTGCTGCATTATGCCCGGGTGGCACCACCTGGCAAGAAATGTGCCTTTGTGTTGACTCGGGATGGCCGTCCAGTAAAGGTGCAGCGGACCATTTTCAGCGAGTGTTTTTACACCATGGCCATGAATGAGCTTTGGAAAGTAACAGGGGAAACACATTATCAG AATGAAGCTGTGGAGATGATGGACCAGATCGTCCACTGGGTGCGGGTGGACCCCACTGGGCTAGGCCGGCCTCAGCTCTCGGGGACCCCAGCCACAGAGCCCATGGCGGTGCCTATGATGCTGCTCAGCCTGGTggagcagcttggggaggaagatGAGGCACTGACCAGCAAGTACGCAGAACTAGGGGACTGGTGTGCCCACAGGATTCTGCAGCACGTCCAG AGGGATGGAAAAGCTGTGTTGGAGAATATATCAGAGGATGGTAAAGAACTTCCTGGTTGCCTTGGAAGACATCAGAACCCAG GCCATGCAATAGAAGCTGGCTGGTTCCTGCTCCAGTATGCCCACAAAAAAGGTGATGCCAAACTTCAAATGCACATCATTGACAAGTTTCTCTTGTTGCCTTTCTACTCTGGATGGGACCCTGAGCACGGAGGACTCTTCTACTTCCAGGATGTTGATGGGCTCTGCCCCACCCAG CTAGAATGGGACATGAAGCTTTGGTGGCCACACAGTGAAGCCATGATTGCCTTCCTCATGGCTTTCAGTGACACTGGGAACCCTGCCTTGCTTCAAATCTTCAACCAGGTTGCTGAGTACACCTTCAGCCAT TTTCATGATCCTGAGTTTGGAGAATGGTTTGGCTATCTGAACAGAGAGGGAAAGGTGGCCCTCAACATCAAGGGAGGTCCTTTTAAAG GCTGCTTCCACGTGCCGCGGTGTCTGGCCATGTGTGAGCAGATTCTGGAAGCCCTGATCCACCGCCTCGGGCCCACCCCCGTCGTGTCCTCACCCGCTGACCCCATCTGCGGAGGCTCGAAATAA
- the Naa10 gene encoding N-alpha-acetyltransferase 10 isoform X3: MNIRNARPEDLMNMQHCNLLCLPENYQMKYYFYHGLSWPQLSYIAEDENGKIVGYVLAKMEEDPDDVPHGHITSLAVKRSHRRLGLAQKLMDQASRAMIENFNAKYVSLHVRKSNRAALHLYSNTLNFQISEVEPKYYADGEDAYAMKRDLTQMADEPQGLAPLVSCLET; encoded by the exons ATGAACATCCGCAATGCTAGG CCCGAGGACCTGATGAACATGCAGCACTGCAACCTCCTCTGCCTGCCCGAGAACTACCAGATGAAGTACTATTTCTATCATGGCCTCTCTTGGCCCCAG cTCTCTTACATTGCTGAGGATGAGAATGGGAAGATTGTGGGGTACGTCTTGGCCAAAAT GGAAGAGGACCCAGATGATGTGCCCCACGGACATATCACCTCACTG GCTGTGAAGCGTTCCCACCGGCGCCTTGGCCTGGCTCAGAAGCTGATGGACCAGGCCTCTCGAGCCATGATAGAGAACTTCAATGCCAAATATGTCTCCCTGCATGTCAGAAAGAG TAACCGGGCTGCCCTGCATCTCTATTCCAACACCCTCAACTTTCA AATCAGTGAAGTGGAGCCCAAATACTATGCAGATGGAGAAGATGCATATGCAATGAAGCGGGACCTTACGCAGATGGCTGATGAG